The following are encoded in a window of bacterium genomic DNA:
- the gyrA gene encoding DNA gyrase subunit A, with the protein MADIGKIKKREIIDEMQESYIDYAMSVIVSRALPDVRDGLKPVHRRILYAMHDIGLRHAAKYRKSAQVVGEVLGKYHPHGDVAVYDTLARMAQSFSLRYPLIDGQGNFGSIDGDNPAAMRYTECRLASIAEEELADIEKDTVTFLDNYDGSKKEPQVLPARIPQLLLNGTVGIAVGMATSIPPHNLSEVVDACVHLARHPKSTVEDLLQFIQGPDFPTGAIIYNRKGIQETYAQGRGPILMRAVAEIEEAKKGNYRIVVTQIPYQVNKSEMLVHIADLVKEKKIEGIRDIRDESDKDGIRVVFELKHDAHAQKVLNQLYKHSDLQKTFYMNMLALAGGIQPQVMSLKSVLQHFIDFRKVVVERRAKFDLARARERAHILEGLSKALDHIDAVISVIKKSESKEAAHEALKKKFGFSDPQAASILEMRLQTLAGLEHKKITDELKEKRALIKSLEELLENSARILSVVIDELLEVKKKYGDERRTKVVAHDIKEFKEEDLIVEEEVIITLTESGYIKRLKPDAYRVQRRGGKGVIGMEVKEEDVVKNFLSASSHDGLLFFTNRGRVFQTKVYEIPEFSRTAKGQAIVNFLDLPPKETVSAIVPIRKKNLPAFLVMVTKHGTIKKTVLDDFSHVRRSGIAAIKLDDTDSLRWVKGSSGTDDIILVSALGQAIRFGEKDVRGMGRTAGGVRGIRLKKTGDEVVGMGIIENQKSKIKNQNVAETMLLVVSENGYGKRTDIKQYKVQGRGGSGMKTANVTSKIGKLIGAEIVDPEHQDLVAISKKGQVIRTGLGAVSVLGRATQGVRIMKMDGSDTVASITTL; encoded by the coding sequence ATGGCCGATATCGGAAAAATCAAAAAGAGGGAAATTATCGACGAAATGCAGGAGTCTTACATTGACTATGCGATGTCGGTGATTGTTTCCCGCGCCTTGCCGGACGTTCGAGACGGCTTAAAGCCCGTGCATCGCCGGATCCTGTATGCCATGCATGACATAGGTCTAAGGCACGCGGCTAAATACCGCAAGTCCGCGCAGGTCGTCGGCGAGGTCCTTGGCAAATACCATCCCCACGGAGACGTGGCGGTATATGACACGCTTGCGCGCATGGCGCAGAGTTTTTCATTGCGTTATCCGCTCATCGACGGGCAGGGAAACTTCGGCAGCATTGACGGCGATAATCCCGCGGCGATGCGCTACACCGAATGCCGCCTTGCTTCGATCGCCGAGGAAGAGCTGGCGGACATTGAAAAAGATACCGTTACGTTCCTCGACAACTACGATGGGTCGAAAAAAGAACCGCAGGTGCTTCCGGCACGCATTCCCCAGCTCTTGCTTAACGGCACGGTCGGCATCGCGGTCGGCATGGCGACAAGCATTCCGCCGCACAATCTTTCGGAGGTGGTGGACGCTTGCGTGCATCTTGCGCGCCATCCAAAATCTACCGTTGAGGATCTTCTGCAGTTCATCCAGGGTCCCGATTTTCCTACCGGCGCCATCATTTACAACAGAAAAGGCATCCAGGAAACATATGCGCAGGGGAGAGGGCCTATTCTTATGCGCGCGGTTGCGGAAATAGAAGAGGCTAAAAAGGGGAATTATCGTATTGTAGTGACCCAGATCCCATATCAGGTGAATAAATCGGAGATGCTGGTGCATATTGCGGATCTGGTGAAAGAGAAAAAAATAGAAGGCATCCGGGATATCCGCGATGAGTCTGACAAGGACGGTATTCGGGTGGTGTTCGAGCTGAAACATGACGCGCATGCGCAAAAAGTGCTGAACCAGCTTTATAAGCATTCGGACCTGCAAAAGACGTTTTATATGAATATGTTGGCCCTGGCCGGGGGCATCCAGCCGCAGGTGATGTCGCTGAAAAGCGTTCTACAGCATTTCATTGATTTTCGGAAAGTTGTGGTGGAGCGCAGGGCTAAATTCGATCTGGCGCGTGCCCGCGAGCGCGCCCATATTCTGGAAGGTCTTTCAAAAGCCCTAGACCATATTGATGCGGTCATATCTGTCATCAAAAAATCCGAATCGAAAGAAGCGGCGCACGAAGCCCTAAAGAAAAAATTCGGGTTTTCGGATCCGCAGGCCGCCTCAATTCTGGAAATGCGCCTGCAGACGCTTGCGGGGCTGGAACATAAGAAAATTACCGACGAACTGAAAGAAAAGCGCGCGCTTATCAAGTCCCTTGAGGAGCTTCTGGAGAATTCGGCACGCATACTTAGCGTTGTGATCGACGAGCTTTTGGAAGTCAAAAAGAAATACGGCGACGAGCGCAGGACAAAGGTTGTAGCCCACGACATCAAAGAATTCAAGGAGGAAGACCTTATTGTTGAAGAGGAGGTCATCATCACCCTTACCGAATCCGGGTATATCAAACGCCTGAAACCCGACGCATATCGCGTTCAGCGCAGGGGCGGAAAGGGAGTGATCGGCATGGAAGTGAAGGAGGAGGATGTGGTGAAGAACTTTCTTTCCGCATCAAGCCACGACGGACTGCTGTTCTTCACGAATCGCGGAAGGGTTTTTCAGACAAAGGTCTACGAAATTCCTGAATTTTCCCGTACCGCAAAAGGGCAGGCGATCGTGAATTTCCTCGATCTGCCGCCGAAAGAGACGGTCAGTGCCATCGTTCCCATCCGCAAAAAAAACCTCCCGGCTTTCTTGGTGATGGTGACCAAACATGGTACAATCAAGAAAACCGTTCTCGATGATTTTTCTCATGTACGAAGGTCGGGAATCGCGGCCATTAAGCTCGACGACACAGATTCGCTTCGCTGGGTGAAAGGCTCAAGCGGAACAGACGATATTATATTGGTGAGTGCGCTGGGCCAGGCGATCCGTTTTGGGGAAAAAGACGTGCGGGGAATGGGAAGAACCGCCGGCGGGGTCCGCGGCATACGGCTTAAGAAAACCGGTGACGAGGTGGTGGGAATGGGAATCATAGAAAATCAAAAATCAAAAATCAAAAATCAAAATGTAGCGGAAACCATGTTATTGGTGGTTTCGGAGAACGGGTATGGGAAACGGACGGATATCAAACAATACAAAGTGCAAGGCCGGGGAGGGTCTGGCATGAAGACGGCTAACGTGACCTCAAAGATCGGAAAACTCATCGGAGCGGAAATCGTTGACCCCGAGCACCAGGACCTTGTTGCAATTTCCAAGAAAGGACAGGTCATTCGCACGGGGCTTGGCGCGGTAAGCGTGCTTGGCAGAGCCA
- a CDS encoding MBL fold metallo-hydrolase, with the protein MHLSWYGQSCFKIQTKNATIVVDPFDRAATGLEPPRSKADVVVFTHKHADHTSGEYKNAEFTISGPGEYEVRGVHFYGFPVSHDDVGGKRLGFTAAFLIEADDLRILHLGDLGAKNLSSEQIEELGDVDIMLVPIGGTYTLDAEDAEKLVRNIEPHVVIPMHYALPRLKIKLDGVDKFLREMGAAKKEALPKYMVKKKDLPPEGTEVVVLELATGE; encoded by the coding sequence ATGCATTTATCGTGGTACGGGCAATCCTGCTTCAAAATACAGACAAAAAATGCCACCATCGTTGTGGATCCGTTTGACCGCGCCGCAACGGGTCTTGAACCGCCCAGAAGCAAGGCGGATGTTGTGGTTTTTACCCATAAGCATGCCGACCACACTTCGGGTGAATATAAAAATGCCGAATTCACTATTTCGGGACCCGGGGAGTATGAAGTGAGGGGCGTGCACTTTTATGGGTTTCCCGTCTCCCATGATGACGTGGGGGGGAAGCGTCTTGGGTTCACGGCGGCCTTTCTTATTGAAGCCGATGACTTGAGAATTTTGCATCTTGGGGACCTCGGAGCGAAGAATCTTTCCAGCGAACAAATAGAAGAGCTCGGCGATGTTGACATCATGCTCGTTCCTATAGGTGGAACCTACACGCTTGATGCGGAAGATGCGGAAAAATTGGTGCGGAATATCGAGCCGCACGTGGTTATTCCCATGCACTATGCACTGCCGCGCCTCAAAATTAAGCTTGATGGTGTTGATAAATTTTTGCGGGAAATGGGTGCTGCAAAAAAAGAGGCGCTTCCCAAGTATATGGTGAAAAAGAAAGATCTTCCTCCGGAAGGCACCGAGGTGGTTGTTTTGGAATTGGCGACGGGAGAATAA
- a CDS encoding S1 RNA-binding domain-containing protein, with the protein MQKVTKSAVMEKLLEDASSPSPQLLKEGKTIEGRVVVISRNVLYVDFGGFKTGVVSGKEYRDAVSTIKGLKPGDNVQATVVEIENDEGYVELSMREASRERAWDILRRKMDEGEVIRLHVKEVNRGGLIAECEGIAGFMPVSQLSFAHYPRVEGGDKQKIFQELQKFIGQEMAVRIIGVEQNENKLIFSEKAAENKELKDTLAKYAIGNAVEGTVSGVVNFGAFVKFSDNLEGLVHISELDWQLIEDPHDIVNVGDPVRAEIIGIDNDRVSLSMKRLKPNPWDSVSERFKIGDVIKAKVTKINPFGAFAKLDKDIHGLAHVSEFGSEEKMKQSLELGKEYEFTILSLDPRDYKMALGFGKKKIKEEERPEEKKD; encoded by the coding sequence ATGCAAAAAGTTACCAAATCGGCAGTTATGGAGAAATTGCTGGAAGATGCCTCTTCCCCCTCTCCGCAATTGCTTAAGGAAGGCAAGACCATTGAAGGGAGGGTTGTTGTTATTTCCCGTAACGTGTTGTACGTGGATTTCGGCGGCTTCAAAACCGGCGTGGTCTCGGGCAAAGAATACCGTGATGCGGTCTCAACCATAAAAGGCCTCAAGCCGGGAGACAACGTGCAGGCAACGGTAGTGGAGATCGAAAACGACGAGGGCTACGTGGAGCTCTCCATGCGCGAAGCATCCCGCGAGCGTGCGTGGGACATCTTGCGCCGCAAGATGGACGAGGGAGAAGTTATACGTCTGCACGTCAAGGAAGTTAACCGCGGAGGGCTTATTGCGGAATGCGAGGGCATCGCGGGCTTCATGCCGGTGTCCCAGCTATCTTTCGCGCACTATCCCCGGGTTGAAGGGGGCGACAAGCAAAAAATATTCCAGGAACTTCAAAAATTCATAGGACAGGAAATGGCGGTGCGTATTATTGGCGTGGAACAGAACGAGAACAAACTTATTTTTTCCGAGAAGGCTGCCGAGAACAAGGAACTGAAGGACACTCTTGCAAAGTACGCGATCGGCAATGCCGTTGAGGGCACCGTAAGCGGCGTGGTTAATTTCGGCGCATTCGTGAAATTCAGCGATAACCTGGAAGGATTGGTGCACATCTCGGAGCTTGACTGGCAGCTCATTGAAGATCCGCATGATATCGTGAACGTCGGAGATCCGGTTCGGGCGGAAATCATAGGCATTGATAATGACCGCGTATCGTTATCCATGAAGCGCCTGAAGCCGAACCCCTGGGATAGCGTTTCGGAACGTTTCAAGATCGGCGACGTGATAAAAGCAAAAGTCACAAAGATCAATCCCTTCGGCGCTTTCGCAAAACTTGATAAAGACATTCACGGATTGGCGCATGTCTCGGAATTCGGGTCTGAAGAAAAAATGAAGCAATCTTTGGAACTTGGCAAAGAATATGAATTCACTATTCTCTCTCTCGATCCCAGAGACTACAAAATGGCTCTAGGATTCGGGAAAAAGAAAATAAAAGAAGAAGAAAGGCCGGAAGAAAAGAAAGACTAA
- a CDS encoding 2'-5' RNA ligase family protein: MQQRFHTIMLPTRPQPDTLVAILLLRLFGKEKYPGVVEAKIESMGTLPEGETIAALTQKGYFLLDVGGGPFDHHVSRQKVTASQLIADDLGITAHPAIAKLLQYAERDDKYGKGTISADPLDRAFGFSGLTAALNKSLPGDSQKVVELTLPLLLAHYKEERRRTEEIPAEFEKSLQEGNAEVFEVKGKSKKLKIVIITSQNPSLAGWLRSQEGLKADVVAQYLPSGHLNILTRPTKRIDLRIPAGLLRAQEIASRGEDLELPLSYLMRSGRIDEAPEWYYDRATNSLQNGGINPGNTPSTRISKAELKEILTSGFGEQAFQTQGEDMIGVPPAPPLAESQGSALKTYYLEMKLPQDAAKEISDLIQDASPGVRLHRPDNYHVTLMHFGKLGQDAVGNLIADIQDALKNHLPLTLSFAPEDFAAGNVPGYEEGKAFYFGIGDERGGNPLKNMRKALEEKFPHKASERFTPHLTVASVGTEVIPEVSRDAIVILEPEKNAEVLIKKIRLTAVDKLPDGRTVYRACHNFILGEQENSINPVRGRGR; this comes from the coding sequence ATGCAGCAGCGCTTTCATACTATTATGCTTCCCACAAGGCCCCAGCCGGACACGCTGGTTGCGATTTTATTGCTGAGGCTGTTCGGCAAAGAAAAATATCCCGGAGTCGTGGAGGCGAAGATCGAATCTATGGGAACTCTTCCCGAAGGAGAAACTATCGCCGCTCTTACTCAAAAAGGATATTTTTTACTTGATGTGGGCGGAGGTCCCTTTGACCATCATGTATCGCGCCAAAAAGTAACTGCGTCCCAACTTATTGCGGATGATCTGGGAATCACGGCACATCCCGCCATTGCCAAGCTTTTGCAATATGCAGAGCGCGATGATAAATATGGCAAGGGCACCATCTCCGCAGATCCGCTTGATCGCGCGTTCGGATTTTCTGGCCTTACGGCCGCGCTCAATAAAAGCCTTCCCGGAGATTCCCAAAAAGTTGTGGAACTGACTCTGCCGCTTCTACTTGCGCATTACAAGGAAGAAAGGCGCAGGACCGAAGAAATACCCGCGGAGTTTGAAAAAAGCCTTCAGGAAGGCAATGCGGAGGTTTTTGAAGTGAAGGGAAAAAGCAAAAAGCTGAAGATCGTCATCATTACCTCGCAAAATCCTTCGCTTGCAGGCTGGCTTCGTTCACAAGAAGGCCTAAAGGCAGATGTGGTGGCGCAGTATCTGCCGAGCGGACATCTTAATATTCTTACAAGACCAACCAAGCGTATAGATTTGCGCATACCGGCCGGTCTTCTGCGCGCCCAAGAAATAGCTTCAAGAGGGGAGGATTTGGAACTGCCCTTGTCGTATCTCATGCGCTCCGGACGCATTGATGAAGCGCCGGAATGGTATTATGACCGGGCCACCAATTCTCTGCAGAACGGCGGCATAAATCCTGGCAACACTCCCTCGACGCGCATCTCCAAGGCAGAACTGAAAGAAATTTTGACATCGGGATTTGGCGAGCAGGCTTTTCAAACTCAAGGAGAAGATATGATAGGAGTGCCTCCGGCGCCTCCTTTAGCAGAGAGCCAAGGGAGTGCTCTTAAGACATATTATCTTGAGATGAAACTTCCCCAAGACGCTGCAAAAGAAATATCCGATCTTATCCAAGACGCATCGCCCGGCGTCAGATTGCATCGGCCGGATAATTACCATGTAACTCTGATGCACTTTGGAAAACTTGGGCAGGATGCAGTGGGGAATCTCATTGCCGATATACAGGATGCGCTGAAAAACCATCTTCCTCTTACGCTATCTTTTGCTCCGGAAGATTTTGCCGCGGGAAATGTTCCGGGTTATGAGGAGGGTAAGGCGTTTTATTTTGGTATTGGTGACGAACGTGGCGGCAACCCGCTCAAAAACATGCGAAAAGCATTGGAAGAGAAATTTCCCCATAAGGCGTCCGAAAGGTTTACGCCACATCTTACGGTTGCAAGCGTAGGCACCGAGGTTATACCCGAAGTCTCCCGGGATGCCATAGTTATCCTTGAACCGGAAAAAAATGCGGAGGTATTAATAAAAAAAATACGGCTCACCGCCGTAGATAAACTGCCCGACGGACGGACCGTATATCGCGCGTGTCATAACTTTATTCTTGGAGAGCAGGAAAACTCCATAAATCCCGTTAGAGGCCGCGGTCGCTAG
- a CDS encoding 30S ribosomal protein S6: protein MAKSTEKLYEFSYLASPDLDDAGLEALKNEIDTMAVKLGGSVREHLQTERRRLAYPVKKAQSAYLVSEQLVFTASAKEAFAKELGIRKDILRHIFVVLTEKFLKRLRERRVVELQTPKHEIAKEKSAILKRPTHVVPPREEKTADIAEIERKLDEILGREF, encoded by the coding sequence ATGGCAAAATCAACAGAAAAACTTTATGAATTTTCGTATCTGGCCTCGCCCGATCTTGATGATGCGGGCCTTGAAGCTTTGAAGAACGAAATAGATACGATGGCCGTTAAGCTTGGCGGGTCGGTCCGCGAACACCTCCAAACAGAGCGGCGGCGCCTTGCCTACCCTGTTAAAAAAGCCCAAAGCGCCTACCTCGTTTCGGAACAACTTGTGTTCACTGCTTCCGCAAAAGAAGCCTTTGCCAAAGAATTAGGAATCCGCAAAGATATTCTGCGGCATATATTCGTAGTCCTAACAGAAAAATTCCTGAAACGCCTGCGCGAACGTCGCGTCGTAGAGTTGCAGACGCCAAAACATGAGATTGCAAAGGAAAAATCGGCGATCCTTAAGCGCCCGACGCATGTCGTGCCGCCCCGAGAAGAAAAAACGGCAGACATCGCGGAAATCGAGAGGAAACTGGATGAGATACTCGGGAGGGAATTTTAA